CACTTGACCAATCACTTCAATGACAAAATTTCCCTCAATTCTTGTATATCAGTTTAGTAGAGTCGCAGAGTAGAATACAAAAATTGCTACATATATAACTAGTGAAGGGCTGAAatctagaatatattttaaaattctaataaataaataagaaagtgatAGGTAATTCAGTAGAAATAGATAAAAAGTCCTAAGCCACTTGAAAGAGTGAATAAACAACCTCCTTAAAGTGCTCATCTTCACTTGCAATCAAGAAAATGCTAATTTAAACCATGATAAACTACCACCATACATTCagcagaatatttaaaatttggaatCTACACAACAGAAGATTATTAAATATGCTTTAAGAAATAGTACAagaatgttaagagcagccataTTATCCCTGTAACAAATAACCTATATGATCATCTAAAGTTTATTAGATAAAGAAAGTGAATGCTATATATTAATGAAAATCAGTGCTGCAAAACTACATCCAGCCATAAAGCTgaattatatgaatataaatttaaaaatccagaaacaaacaaactgtaTGATTCTCTGTCTTTctaagatacacacacatacacacatacacacacacacacacacagtgctccTCAATTTGTGATGGGATTATGTCTTGTTAAAGACATTTTGAGTTGAAAATGTCATCAGTTGAAAGTGGATTCGATACACCCTAACTGGcagaacatcatagcttagcttaCCCTggcttaaacatgctcagaatacttacattagcctacaacGGGGCAAAATCATCTACCATAAAGagagttttataataaattattaaatatctcATGGAATGTATTTGATAATGTACTGAAAGCGAAAAACAGCATTGTTGTATGTGTACTTATACTTTGATCTCCACTGAATGTATATCTTTTTTGCCCCTTTCTAAGGATGAAAAATTGAGTCAAATTATTGTAATTCTGGGACTATCAGTATAAACAGTTATGTGCTGCAAAACAGTGTTTCAGTCAATGTCAGGCTGCATATAGGACAGCGGTCCCATACTTATAATACCATacttttactgtatcttttctatgtttagattcataaatacttaccattatgttacaGTTGCCTAAAGTATTCAGTCCAGTAACATGTGCCAGTTTGTATTcaaggagcaataggctatatctTATAGCCTAGGTATGTgataggctgtaccatctaggtttgtgtaagtacagtTTATGGTGTTTGCTCAAGGACAGAATCACCTAATGGCACATTTCTCAAAACCTATCCCTGTCCCTAAGTGACACCtgattatatacacatatgtacacatttatttgtgtgtgtacgtatatatatatttgtgtgtatatctagatttatacatattttctgtGTATACATGTTCAAAAGCAGGCATAAAGAATGCATATTGAggaatacaaatattaatataaggCAAAGTAAGAAAGTTAGTGTTAATTCAGGACAGTGATTATTCttaggggagagggagggggttGTGATGTGGTGAGAGGGTGTGGAGCTTCCAGTAATATCTTGTTTCTTGATGTAGGTAGTAACCTCATGGCTATTTCATCTACAGTGCTACATTAAGCTCtgcatttatattttgtgttcCTTCTCTCAGAAGGAAATACCCCTTGTGATATGTTTCTTTGTGAACAGAACTATGCTGGGGTTATCTGATTATGAAATGTACCTTTCATATCTCAGGGTAAATGTGGGattgaaatattattattactattattcatattactattactatttacaaataaaatacaattattagcAAAGATAACTGCATAAAGTGCTGGTTCCTAGGTGACTGAGTACACATCATTGCAAATCCAGAGTATGGTAAAAGGAATATCCTGTGATAGTGTAGTCTCAAAATcctcagttattttaaattattgctgCAAAATTTGTGGGTAATATTACTACTttgtataaaatgatatatatgtattttatttaaatagatggACATGAAATTGGTTAATTATAGAATAAAAAAGTTTTTGAGATGAAAGCATACTTATCAGTGCATCAGTGATAAGGACTTGCTCATTTTCATCCACCTTCTGAAATATGTCCAGCAATGCATGCTTGTATTAGTCCAGTAATGGTAGATACGtctcttccagaatttttattaaactttttaattaatttaaaaaattattatattgatTCAAAACCTGGCTCTCCAGTGATATGCAcctcttatttttagttttatcatGTGGAGATACAGAGAATAAATGAATACCTGCAATGACAGATCAGAACTTCTGTTAGTGACAGAGAGACCTTCTATCTAGATACATATATCATTCCTTATAATTGTGGAAGTTACAAAGTCGAAGAAATTATGGTGTAAAGTGAGATtagagacattttttaaaattttctatagtACTGGAAACTTcaggatgaaagagaaaaatggcaaagtaaaaagaaaattatgagcCTTGCTGAAATGTTCACTATGTCCTCAGCTTGTGGTTATTTACTATTTTCTTATTCTAATCACCCCAAAGTGTCTATTTTTTAAGCAAAACTTCTCTTGTGCTTGACTCTAGGGTGCAGATCCAAGAGGAGATGAgatatttcaggaaaataaaattgtatctttCAATATTTTAGAACTGCTCAAGTCAGGTTAAAAAGAACAATGGAATCTTTAAAAGGAAGAGAACATTTACCACAGAACAGTACTAAGAATGAATGATAAATGAGAGGATGGAGATCGTCCCACTCATATCCAATGATTCTAGTCAATGAGCAAGACAAACAGAGGAATATTAATAAATTGCAAGCCCTTCAGAAATCCCTTATTGAGTCactatgaaattatttaaaatgcataggAATGGAACCTCTGGTTTAGGAACTGTATACTTGTTGATTTCCTTGATCTGCTCTGATatggaccaaaaaaaaattaaagcaaatatcccatttcctttatttctcctcTGTTGTCTGTGATTACTTCCGTGTCTTCTTTTAACTCTTGGGAGTTCCCACCTAGATTATTAATTCCAGCTGTTCTTGCCTTCTTTCAGCCAGAAGTGAAGGGCACCATATCATCTTTAATAGGTGGAAGGCATGTACAGCGATTGGCGGTCGATGTAGAAATCAATGTGACGATAGTGAACTTAGGATTTCATACTGTGAAAGACCTACAACTCATTGCTGCGTGAGAGAATGTGACCCTATGGACCCAAATAATTGGATCCGAAAGGACTCAGTAGGGACTCAAGAATGGTACCCTAAAGACTCAAGTCATTGAAGAAATCCATTCACAAGAAGATGATACATCTTAACGAAGTCTTCTCATTATTTCATCACTCTATTAATGACCTATAATTTCTGTGCATGCATACCTATAATgaataaacaattaaataaaatatatttcagcctgaaatatttataaacattgtGCTTGCTTAGGAGAAAGAATCAGAATACAAAGCAGGGATGTGAACTCAGGAATAGAAGCAGCATGGAGAAGAAAATCCATGATGGGACCACTACGTTTAGTGCGATTCTGGGACCAATTCCTTATTTAGTGTGAAAAGCATATTATGAGTCATTAGTGAAGTACTATCAAGAATTCTTTGAGGAGACTCAGGAGTGGGGACAGAGTTGATAAGACATGTGATCCCTGAACTGGTAAAAATTGTTGCAAGAAATTTGAAGGATTATGAAATCCTCATAACTTTCTCATATTGCTTATACTTCCGGGTTATActtgttctctcttttttgaaagaattatgaaaataaaaataactgattttttttcaagaataaGCTCAAAAGGTAGAATAGAGGGAGACTAGgttgaggaggaaaaagaagtaTGGTAAATCCCTATAGCTtgtggcaataataataatgtgaatttatttttttcacattattgTGAAATAACTTTTTTCACATTATTGTGAAATAATGTGAAAtaacttttttgctttgttttgctttgtttcatgtttttaatgtttccaCACGTTATTAGATGATTCTTATCATGCTACTTATTGGTGTCTTAgtacattttaagttatttaaaaataatgtaacagaattatgtatgtgtgtaagcATGTACACACAATTGGTCTTATTACCTCACCTAGATTAAAAATTTTCCGCTTATTCAAACATTTTGAAACATCAACTCTAAAAATAGGTGATGGTTTTGCAGGGCTTGGTATGTGCTAAGTATTAGTTAAAGAATGTTCTCTAGTCTGTGTCCTTGGCTGGCAGGCTTGGTTATTATGTGACTTACAATCTGTGGACTAAGGCCTCATGAAGAAAAGGGAGCTAGTCACTTAAATTTATGTGGTAACAAGGTATTTAAGTTGAGGCTACTTGTACCTGGTAGGTTTCTTATGCTGCTGCGATACATACACACGTCAGCTTGGGGTTAATCTTATAGCCAAAGCATATCCTGTACACAGTACCTGGGCTCATAGGAAAATGCATCTGGGTGTCCAAATTATACATGATGTTCCTGATATGTGTAATAGTATGCTGACGGATCAGTGTCAATTTGGAGATAAATAACCCTATTTGCATCTTGTGATTTTGGTTTATGATTCAAACTCTGAACCCCACTTCAGGAGTCTCACAGTATACCGTACTACAATTTAATGTATCTGTGGTAGGATAGatgaaaattatgaataaagctactaaaTTTTATTAATCTGTGCATTCACTATTAATGGttatatacctagaagtagagAAGTTTCAACATAAactatttatattattatcttttaGAGATATTGACAGCAAAAAAATGATTATGCCAATTTAAGTTCCCATAAGCAGTGTACCACAGTTCCAGCTGGTCCaccttttttccaattttaacCCTTCTGCAGTGTGTGTAAATGCATATCATCTTGGTCTTTTggtcttaatttcctttttcctctccattAATGATGTTGATAACCTCTCCATAATTGATGTTGATACTGGCCATTAGATATGCTCTTTTGTGAATTTGTATTTGAGTCTTggagactttttgtttgtttgttttttagtgatTGTATCTCTTTCCTAGTGATTTGTAGGAGTTATAAAACATTAactcatgataaaaaaaaaaccaggaaaataaGGACCGAGGAATCACTTTAAACTGATAATGTTTACCTATACCAAAAGCCACATCAAACGCCATATTTTACAGTGGATTATTGAACACTTTCACcaaagttcagaaataaaccaaGAATGTTGTTAATTTATCAATACTTCTGTACAACATTATACTAGAGGACTGCACCAGTGCTTTAAGTTAAGAATAGGACAAATAGTATAATCAGTGGAAAGGAGGAAACAAAGCTGTCATTATTCATATGTAACATGATTAGAtacctaaatttttttaatatctagAAACTAATAGAATTAATATAACAATTCAGCAAACTCACTAAATAAAGTcaatacaaaaagtaaattatatttctagGTACTAGAATCaacttgaaaacaaaattttaaaacatgacacATTTTAGATTAttagattctaaaaaaaaatccaacaaaaatGGCATCTCAAGCTACAAAATATTGTGGATATAAATTACAGACATACATAATTAAAGAGATATTATCAAAAACGGCCCATATTCAAATTGTCCTAGTTTTTCACTAATGTCTTTTATAGTTGTGAGGCTTTTACTCTATAGAAAGTGAAGGGGGGTGAAGCAAAGGGAAATAGAATAGTTGGCCACTTTTTATGTTTCCTGTAAACATTTTTTCCAAACTCTGAGTATCAGTTGCCTGAACTTCTGAAATGTGAATTTAAGATCAGCAGTGAGTACTAGAACTTTGGAATTAGAGAGAGACAGCACACAGCTGGTGGctccaagaaaaataaagtgatagAGAATTTTGGTGAGAGTTTGTTATCTTATCCATGAACTGAGACCTATGTGGGCAGACAGGAGATTTGATGTTATGTGACTCTGCTTGATTTAAGGTTAAGGTAACAGATGATAAATTAGCTCCTTCCGCTTTAAGCCAGCTTTTTCCATCTCACAAGCCAGCTGAATCTTATAAGCAAAAAATAAGAGTTATTGCGGCAGTTcttcatctttataaaaatatatttatctacaCTTTTTTTCCCGGTGATCTTTCTGTTATGGAATTGCTAGATTTATCTTGCTATTCTTTTCTAAAAAGTCTGCCATGCACTTTTACTGAAATAAAGAATAGAGATTTTTAATGGATAAAGTAAAAGAATAATTTGTATGACAAATAAATAGAATTCCTTCATTGCTCTGAAGGGAACTTCGTTCTCTACTTGACCAGCAAAGAtaatatacacattatttttaccatttttgttATACAGGATAGTGAGGTTTTAATAGGTTCAAAATAATTAGATTCCATATTGTTGATTGACTAGATCATTTCTTTATCCTATAACTAGTGAAGAGAATCCAGTTTGTTTGGTATCAAACATAGAGaagcaaaaaatagaataagaagtttaaaagtaagagaaaaaagacCTTTTCAACCTAAAATTTGacatgataaaataatttctaaacctccagtagttttaaatttaataactATATTCTGTTTAAATTCAAGTGATATTACTTTGCATTGCTTTTTCTTATAATATGCTTTTCCAAGAAACCATTAGACTTGATGAAgaagatagcattaggagaaatacttaatgtagatgatggtttgatgggtgcagcaaaccaccatggcatatgtacacctatgtaacaaacctgcatgttctgcacatgtaccccagaacttaaagtataatagaataaaataaaataaaacaaaatgaagtaaaataaaataaaataataaaatgaaaaacattccaGTTAAGCGATCTGGCTTTGGACTTAAATGGACAGGAATTAAAATTCCAACACTGTCACGTTTCCTTCAAATCTACAGAggttacttatttttataaaacacttatttttatttttataaattaaaaacatttttaatgagctCTGAGGGCTAATTGAAATAATGTACAAAAACCTAAATTGTTACCTGGAAATGTTTTAACATTCACTGAAATTGTAAGTAATCTTTgctggactttacattttggccaATTCACAAGTGCCAGATCACTGTCACATAAACAGTATGAAGGAAACCTCCtaaatgattcaattatctcccaccaggtccctctcacaacacataggaattatgggagctgcagtTCAAggggagatttgggtggggacacagccaagtcATATCATGTAGGTAGGACTTATCACTTATGTAATAATTCCTTAAACATTTTTCTGAACCCatccattaggaaaaaaaaatcagataactACAAAATGAAAGATGTTCTGAAATACTGGCCTGGAATCTTCAAAATTGTCAACACAATGAATGACAGTGAAAGTCTGGGAAGAGGAACTATTCTAGATTAATGGAaactaaggagacatgacaactataTAACATATAATCCTTACTGAGTGCTCATTCAAATAAACTAAGACATTATAAATACCACTGTGAACATTTTACACAGACtgcatgttaaaaatatatattttataaaaattaaattacctaAGTGGGATAATTTTATTGGAGTTATATGTGAGTATCTATGTTCTTAGGAGATACATGCTGAATTATTTACAATAGATGTGATAAGTGTTATGATGTCTGTGACTAACTTCaattatttagcaaataaaaatataaatatattttataagtgcataaacatatacatgtatgtatatataaatacatatatagagagatgcATATTGATGGGAGTTAATTTAAAAAGTGCAAAATCTGAGCGATTGGTGAGTTTGGGTGAAGGGAATATAGGAGGTGATCATAATATTTGGTGACTTTTCTGtgagttataattttaaaaataaaatgttaaaaattgagTAAGAACATAAATTCAAAAATCtccatatatttgaaaaataaaattataataaaatttaaaattgcttaaatatttatttgctatATATCAATATTGTAGCAAAAAATTGTTTAGGGAAAAATGCATGGCGTTAAATGAGTatgcaaggaagaaagaaaaggtaaaagatAATGAGCTAAATGTTTTAGTTAAGACCCTGGAAAAGGACCAGAACACAGTCAAAGGAATGACGAGGaatgaaatagtaaaaataagaagaaaaaaatattaatggaacagaaacaaagaaccaaaccaagacaatactaagtaaaaagaacaaagctggaggcatcatgccacaCGACTTtgaactgtactacaaggctacagtaaacaaaaaagCATTGCACTGGCACCAAAACTgatatatagaacaatggaacacaacagaggcctccgaaataatgccacacatctgcaaccatctgatgtttgacaaacctaacaaaaacaagcaatagggaaaggattccctatttaatagatggtgttgggaaaactggctagccagatgcagaaaactgaaactggatctgttccttacaccttatacaaaaattaactcaagatggattaaagacttaaaggtaagatctaaaaccttaaaaaccctagaagaaaacctaggcaataccattcaggacataggcaagggcaaagacttcatggctaaaatagcaaaaccaatgacaacaaaagccaaaattgacaaatgggatctaattaaactaaagagcttatgcacagccaaagaaactatcattggagtgaacaggcaacctacagaatgggagaaaatttttgcaatctatccatctgacaaagggctaatatccagaatctacaaggaacttaatcaaattgacaagaaaaaaacaaccaacctcatcaaaaagtgggcaaaggatatgaacagacacttctcaaaagaagacattcatgcagccaacaaacatatgaaaaaaagctcattatcactggtcattagagaaatgcaaatcaaaactacagtgagatgccatcttataccagttagaatggcgatcattaaaaagtcagaaaacaacagatgctggagaggttgtggagaaataggaacacttttacactgttgatgggagtgtaaattagttcaacaattgtggaagacagtgtggcgattcctcaaggatctagaaccagaaataccattcgacctagcaatcccattactgggtatatacccaaaggattataaattattcaacCTTAAAGACATATGcaaacatatgtttattgcagcactgttcacaatagcaaagacttggaaccaacccaaatgcccatcaatgatagactggataaagaaaatgtggcacatatacaccatggaatactatgcagccatacaaaaaggatgagttcatgtcttttgcagggacttggatgaagctggtaaccatcattctcagcaaactaacacaggaacagaaaaccagacaccacatgttctcactcataagtgggagttgaacaatgagaacacatggacacagggaggggaacatcacacattgcgGCCTATCGGTGTgtgggggcctaggggagggataacattaggagaaatacctaatgcagatgacagGTCGATGGGTGCAGCAACCCACCATGGCAAGTGTATACCTATTGGCAgacttgcacgttctgcacatgtatcccagaaattaaagtataataataataatatataaaaactacaaGGTTAAGTATTTGTTATTTGATGACAATAACAAAATGTATGACTCTGTTAAGACTAATCAAACAAAATGAATGCATAGATGAATaatgttacaaataaaaataataataactacagATGTAGCTGAGGCAGCCCTCTattggttttctattgctgttctaacaaattaccaaaaatgttatcttatagttctggaggtcagaaatccaaaataTGTCTCAAGGGACTgtaatcaaggtgtcagcagggctgtgctccttctggaggctctagggaagaatctatTTATTGATGTTTCCAGTTTCTAGAAGTCACCTGATTTTCTTGGCTTATggtttcttccatcttcaaagcctcACACTCCTACCTTGTTTTTATGAAGACTTTTGTGATTACCTTGTGCCTAACTGGTTAATTCACAATAATCTATCTATCTCAATAtccttaatttatttatatcagcaATATATTCTTTGCCATGTAAATTAACACATTCACTGGTTGCAGGATTAGGATGTGGATAtgtgagaagaaaagagagaaattattcTGGATGCTTCAAATTCAATGGCcgttaaaaagaaattttaaatgaatagatGTAATTCTGCAAGCCCAGCTTAAAAGAGTGATTCAAAAGACATCATTGCCTCTTTAAATGGCTATATTTGGTGTTTCCTGATACAGTGTCcaacattaatttatttgatatGTATTAGTTTACTATTgtaaactaattttaataatatatctgTTTAGTATCTCCTATAAAAGCCTTCATATCTTTATGCCtaactttcaaaaaaatttcaacttttattttagatacagggatTATATGTGCCGTTTTGTTATATGGAAATATTGTGcaatgctaaagtttgagaaatggatcccatcacccaagtagtaagCATAGTACGCAATAGATAGTTTtcagctccctccctccctttccactCTAGTAGTCCATACTGTCTTTAGTTTGCACATTTATATCCATTCGTGTGCAATGTTTACCTTCCACTTATAAGAGATAACatgcattatttggttttctgtttctgccttatTTTGCTTAAGATTATAGCCTCCAATTGCATCCATGTtgatgcaaaggacatgatgtcattctttcttatggctgcataatattcatggtgtatatgtaccattttTTTTACTCAGTCTTTTGATTGGCACCTTGATTTATTCTAAGTTtttctactgtgaatagtgctgtggtgAACATAcaagtgtatgtgtctttttggtttacttacttattttcatTAAGTTATATgcccagtattgggattgctgggtcaaatggtagctctatcTTAAGTTATTTTAGGAATCTCCAGACcactttccacagtgactgaactaattttcatttccaccaacactgtataagcattcccttttctctgcagccttgccagtgTTTgtcattttttgacattttaataatagttattctgaatgggtgagatggtatctcattgcggttttcatttgcatttctcataATTAGT
Above is a genomic segment from Piliocolobus tephrosceles isolate RC106 chromosome 5, ASM277652v3, whole genome shotgun sequence containing:
- the DEFB112 gene encoding beta-defensin 112 encodes the protein MKIFLFFCILLFFAVLIPPARSEGHHIIFNRWKACTAIGGRCRNQCDDSELRISYCERPTTHCCVRECDPMDPNNWIRKDSVGTQEWYPKDSSH